In a genomic window of Rhinopithecus roxellana isolate Shanxi Qingling chromosome 2, ASM756505v1, whole genome shotgun sequence:
- the ADAM29 gene encoding disintegrin and metalloproteinase domain-containing protein 29, which translates to MKVLLLLHWLGVFLSCSGHIQIEHPQYHSPPDVVIPVRVTGTARGMKPPGWLSYILPFGGQKHIIHIKVKKFLFSKHLPVFTYTDQGAILEDQPFVQNNCYYHGYVEGDPESLVSLSTCFGGFQGILQINDIAYEIKPLEFSTTFEHLVYKMDSKEKQFSTMRSGFMQNEITCRMEFEEIDNSTLKQSSYVGWWIHFRIIEMVVVIDNYLYIRYKRNDSKLLEDLYVIFNIVDSIFDVIGVKVLLFGLEIWTNKNFIVIDDVRKSLHLYCQWKLDNITPRLRHDTSHIFTSLGLRGLSGIGAVNGMCTLDRSCAIVTFMNKTLGTFSIAVAHHLGHNLGMNHDYGTCRCSQYLCIMHEGNPPITKFSNCSYGDFWAYTVEKTKCLLENLHTKDIFNRKRCGNGVVEEGEECDCGPLKRCAKDPCCLSNCTLTDGSTCAFGLCCKDCKFLPSGEVCRKEANECDLPEWCNGTSHKCPDDVYVEDGIPCKERSYCYEKNCHDRNEQCRRIFGAGANTASHTCYKQLNTLGERVGHCGIKNASYIKCNISDVQCGRIQCENVTEIPSLSDHTTVHWARFNDIMCWSTDYHLGMKGPDIGEVKDGTECGIDHICIHRHCVHITILNSNCSPAFCNKRGICNNKHHCHCNYLWDPPNCLIQGYGGSVDSGPPPKRKKKKKFCYLCLLLLIVLFILLCCLYQLCKKNKPIKRQQDVQTPSAKEEEKIQHQPHELPSQSQPRVMPSQSQPPVTPSQSQPRVTPSQSQPPVTPSQSQPRVMPSQSQPPVIPSQRQPQLTPSQSQRPVTPSQSQPWVTPSQSQPHVTPSRSQSGKPKQSVPFPKSVSGKGTLKK; encoded by the coding sequence ATGAAGGTGTTACTCCTGCTACATTGGCTTGGGGTGTTTCTGTCCTGTTCTGGACACATCCAGATTGAGCACCCCCAATATCACAGCCCTCCGGATGTGGTGATTCCTGTGAGGGTAACTGGCACTGCCAGAGGCATGAAACCTCCAGGCTGGCTCTCCTATATCCTTCCCTTTGGAGGTCAGAAACACATTATCCACATAAAGGTCAAGAAGTTTTTGTTCTCCAAACACCTCCCTGTGTTCACTTACACAGACCAGGGTGCTATCCTTGAGGACCAGCCTTTTGTCCAGAATAACTGCTACTATCATGGTTATGTGGAAGGGGACCCAGAATCCCTGGTTTCCCTCAGTACCTGTTTTGGGGGCTTTCAAGGAATATTACAGATAAATGACATTGCTTATGAAATCAAGCCCCTAGAATTTTCTACCACATTTGAACATCTGGTATATAAGATGGACAGTAAGGAGAAACAATTTTCAACCATGAGATCCGGAtttatgcaaaatgaaataacatgCCGAATGGAATTTGAAGAAATTGATAATTCCACTCTGAAGCAAAGTTCTTATGTGGGCTGGTGGATTCATTTTAGAATTATTGAAATGGTAGTTGTCATTGATAATTATCTATACATTCGTTATAAAAGGAATGACTCAAAGTTGCTGGAGGAtctatatgttatttttaatatagtggATTCCATTTTTGATGTAATTGGTGTTAAGGTGTTATTATTTGGTTTGGAGATCTGGACTAATAAAAACTTCATTGTAATAGATGATGTAAGGAAGTCTTTGCACCTATATTGCCAGTGGAAGTTGGACAACATTACTCCCCGGTTACGACATGACACCTCACATATTTTCACAAGTCTAGGATTAAGAGGGTTAAGTGGCATAGGAGCTGTTAACGGAATGTGTACACTAGACCGCAGTTGTGCAATTGTTACTTTCATGAACAAAACTTTGGGCACTTTTTCAATTGCAGTGGCTCATCACCTAGGTCATAATTTGGGCATGAACCATGATTATGGTACATGTCGTTGTTCACAATATCTATGCATAATGCATGAAGGTAACCCACCAATAACTAAATTTAGCAATTGTAGTTATGGTGATTTTTGGGCATACACTGTAGAGAAGACAAAGTGTTTGCTTGAAAATCTACACACAAAGGACATCTTTAATAGGAAGCGCTGTGGGAATGGTGTTGTTGAGGAAGGAGAGGAGTGTGACTGTGGGCCTTTAAAGCGTTGTGCAAAAGATCCCTGCTGTCTGTCAAACTGCACTCTGACCGATGGTTCTACTTGTGCTTTTGGGCTTTGTTGCAAAGACTGCAAGTTCCTACCATCAGGGGAAGTGTGTAGAAAGGAGGCCAACGAATGTGATCTTCCAGAGTGGTGCAATGGTACTTCCCATAAGTGCCCAGATGACGTTTATGTGGAAGATGGAATTCCCTGTAAGGAGAGGTCCTACTGCTATGAAAAGAACTGTCATGACCGCAATGAACAGTGTAGGAGGATTTTTGGTGCAGGGGCAAATACCGCGAGTCACACTTGCTACAAACAATTGAACACCTTAGGTGAACGTGTTGGTCACTGTGGTATCAAAAATGCTTCATATATCAAATGTAATATCTCAGATGTCCAGTGTGGAAGAATTCAGTGTGAGAATGTGACAGAGATTCCCAGTTTGAGTGATCATACTACTGTTCATTGGGCTCGCTTCAATGACATAATGTGCTGGAGTACTGATTACCATTTGGGGATGAAGGGACCTGATATTGGTGAAGTGAAAGATGGAACAGAGTGTGGGATAGATCATATATGCATCCACAGGCACTGTGTCCATATAACCATCTTGAATAGTAATTGCTCACCTGCATTTTGTAACAAGAGGGGCATCTGCAACAATAAACATCATTGCCATTGCAATTATTTGTGGGACCCTCCCAACTGCCTGATACAAGGCTATGGAGGTAGTGTTGACAGTGGCCCACCTcctaagaggaagaagaaaaagaagttttgttATCTGTGTTTATTGTTgcttattgttttgtttattttattatgttgtctttatcaactttgtaaaaaaaataagccaataaAAAGGCAGCAAGATGTTCAAACTCCATCtgcaaaagaagaggaaaaaattcaGCATCAGCCTCATGAGTTACCTTCCCAGAGTCAACCTCGGGTGATGCCTTCCCAGAGTCAACCTCCTGTGACACCTTCCCAGAGTCAACCTCGGGTGACGCCTTCCCAGAGTCAACCTCCTGTGACACCCTCCCAGAGTCAACCTCGGGTGATGCCTTCTCAGAGTCAACCTCCTGTGATACCCTCCCAGAGGCAACCTCAGTTGACACCTTCCCAGAGTCAGCGTCCTGTGACACCCTCCCAGAGCCAACCTTGGGTGACACCCTCCCAGAGTCAACCTCATGTGACACCTTCCCGGAGTCAAAGTGGGAAACCAAAGCAATCAGTACCATTTCCAAAATCTGTATCTGGAAAaggtacattaaaaaaataa